Proteins found in one Gloeocapsopsis sp. IPPAS B-1203 genomic segment:
- a CDS encoding family 10 glycosylhydrolase, which yields MMPLVRIQPATAADTSVLGVVKSQENAAQWQGITERLQAAKVAYCVIDLENVRNATDLSDRPVVFLPNVATLSPTQAIALEEWISQGGKVIASGPVGNMSQPGVRQLLRSLLGAYWGFELNQPSQVQPLRINTQSWVRQPGLAGTIRGGVVIPASLTSKPAAIWQSKDTPSAVVTTERSTVLGWQWGTNTAAPVAMDSAWLRAAVSRYVPVSNAQTTTPKNCNGSAIAISPPQLQPPAPKPTAIVPQPKVTPPVNRQEEEIERIAPRGLLAPDGNNRLANVEAIALQQELQNLIGRFESAQLAANAQSGIKANPTVESRAVAQALTDAKAIAKTLPQLVRQGNYVAARNQWLKAQQILWQNYPSDRSLAQPEIRAMWLDRGSIVRAGSEQGLAKIFDQLAAAGINTVFFETVNAGYPIYQSKVAPQQNPLIQGWDPLASAVKLAKARDMELHAWVWVFAAGNQRHNTIVNLPVDYPGPLIAANPEWASYDNRGSIFPPGQEKPFLDPANPEVRSYLLRLFEEIVSRYQVDGLQLDYIRYPFQDPGAERTYGYGKVARQKFQQLTGVDPVQISPRQPNLWQRWTQFRTQQVDSFVAEVSGHLRRKHPQIILSAAVFPLAENERIQKLQQHWEVWASRGDVDMIVPMTYALDTYRFGRLAQPWITSNKLGSTLLLPGIRLLDLPVSTAVDQIQLARDLPVSGYSLFAVENLSDELQTLFQQTQGGNTQTPVPYRQPFQTAAARYNSLQQEWNFLVVNNQLRLSGRSLSLFNVQAADVENALKQLAAEPSLSRLTVARAALTNFQLQFRSWIRPYALENPYQAKVWENRLATIERLLNYGETVVLKREVAPVANRE from the coding sequence ATGATGCCATTAGTGAGAATACAACCTGCAACAGCAGCAGATACAAGCGTCCTAGGAGTTGTAAAAAGCCAAGAGAATGCGGCGCAGTGGCAGGGAATAACTGAGCGATTGCAAGCAGCGAAAGTTGCGTATTGTGTGATTGACTTAGAAAATGTGAGAAACGCAACAGATTTAAGCGATCGCCCAGTGGTATTTTTACCTAATGTTGCTACATTGTCTCCAACACAAGCAATTGCTTTAGAAGAATGGATTAGCCAAGGCGGGAAAGTTATTGCAAGTGGTCCTGTAGGAAATATGAGTCAACCAGGAGTACGTCAACTATTGCGCTCGCTATTGGGCGCTTACTGGGGTTTTGAGTTGAATCAGCCTTCGCAAGTGCAACCTTTGAGAATCAATACCCAAAGTTGGGTGCGTCAACCAGGACTTGCTGGTACGATTCGTGGGGGAGTTGTGATTCCAGCAAGTTTGACAAGTAAACCCGCAGCAATTTGGCAATCGAAAGATACTCCCTCAGCAGTTGTGACAACGGAACGCTCTACAGTGTTAGGCTGGCAGTGGGGAACCAATACTGCCGCACCAGTAGCAATGGATAGTGCTTGGTTACGCGCAGCAGTGAGTCGCTATGTTCCTGTATCAAATGCGCAAACAACAACACCAAAAAACTGTAACGGTAGTGCAATTGCCATATCTCCGCCGCAACTCCAACCACCTGCACCAAAGCCTACTGCAATCGTCCCTCAACCAAAAGTAACACCACCCGTCAACCGCCAAGAGGAAGAAATTGAACGAATTGCGCCTAGAGGATTACTAGCACCCGATGGTAATAATCGGCTCGCAAATGTAGAAGCGATCGCTCTGCAACAAGAACTACAAAATCTCATCGGTCGGTTTGAGAGTGCTCAACTAGCTGCTAACGCTCAAAGCGGGATCAAAGCTAATCCTACCGTCGAGTCTAGAGCTGTAGCTCAAGCACTAACAGATGCAAAAGCAATTGCCAAGACGCTACCACAGCTAGTTCGGCAAGGCAACTATGTTGCTGCACGCAATCAATGGCTCAAAGCACAGCAAATTTTGTGGCAAAACTATCCAAGCGATCGCTCTCTTGCCCAACCAGAAATTCGGGCGATGTGGTTAGATCGAGGTAGCATTGTACGAGCGGGTTCAGAACAGGGATTAGCCAAAATTTTCGACCAACTCGCCGCTGCAGGAATTAATACAGTCTTTTTTGAAACGGTGAATGCAGGGTATCCAATATACCAAAGTAAGGTTGCACCCCAACAAAATCCGTTAATTCAAGGATGGGACCCTCTAGCTAGTGCAGTGAAGCTAGCTAAAGCGCGCGATATGGAGTTACACGCTTGGGTATGGGTCTTTGCTGCAGGAAACCAACGTCACAATACTATTGTTAATCTACCAGTAGATTATCCAGGACCATTAATTGCAGCTAACCCTGAGTGGGCGAGTTACGATAACCGAGGAAGTATATTTCCTCCTGGTCAAGAAAAGCCCTTTTTAGATCCAGCAAATCCTGAAGTCCGCAGCTATTTACTACGACTGTTTGAAGAAATTGTCAGCCGCTATCAGGTCGATGGTTTACAACTAGATTACATTCGCTATCCTTTCCAAGACCCTGGAGCCGAGCGCACCTATGGCTATGGTAAAGTAGCAAGGCAGAAATTCCAGCAATTAACTGGAGTCGATCCAGTCCAAATTTCACCCCGCCAACCAAATTTGTGGCAGAGGTGGACGCAATTTCGTACCCAGCAAGTTGATAGTTTTGTGGCAGAAGTTTCTGGGCACTTGCGGCGCAAACATCCTCAGATTATTTTATCTGCAGCAGTATTTCCGCTTGCTGAAAACGAGCGAATTCAAAAATTGCAACAACACTGGGAAGTATGGGCAAGTCGTGGTGATGTTGACATGATTGTCCCGATGACTTATGCATTAGATACGTATCGCTTTGGGCGTCTCGCCCAACCTTGGATTACTTCAAATAAGTTAGGTTCAACATTACTTCTACCAGGAATTCGTCTACTTGACTTACCTGTATCAACAGCTGTCGATCAAATTCAACTAGCAAGAGATCTCCCCGTCAGTGGATATTCATTATTTGCTGTAGAAAATTTGAGTGACGAGTTACAAACACTGTTTCAGCAGACTCAAGGTGGTAATACCCAAACACCAGTCCCCTATCGCCAGCCTTTCCAAACCGCAGCAGCTCGTTACAATAGCTTGCAGCAAGAGTGGAACTTTCTTGTCGTAAATAATCAGTTGCGACTCAGTGGGCGATCGCTTTCATTATTTAATGTCCAAGCCGCAGATGTAGAAAATGCCCTGAAGCAACTTGCTGCAGAACCTTCGCTTAGTCGCTTAACAGTGGCTAGAGCCGCGTTAACAAACTTTCAGTTGCAATTTAGAAGTTGGATACGCCCCTATGCTTTGGAAAATCCTTATCAAGCTAAAGTATGGGAAAATCGTTTGGCAACAATCGAAAGACTCCTAAACTATGGTGAAACAGTTGTCCTGAAACGCGAAGTAGCACCAGTTGCTAATCGGGAATAA
- the nadB gene encoding L-aspartate oxidase, whose protein sequence is MSQIDFQTQFDVIVVGAGAAGLYTTLCLPEHLQVGLMTKDTVSLSASDWAQGGIAAAIAPDDSPLLHIEDTLQAGAGLCDRSSVEFMAKMAPSCIQSLVKLGVAFDRRDQDLALTLEAAHSRRRVLHAADTTGREVTTTLTAQVLQRQNIQVFQQAYALDLWLDSQQHCQGICLLYQGCITWVKAKVVVLATGGGGQVFAQTTNPAISTGDGVAIAWRAGALLRDLEFVQFHPTALTKAGAPRFLISEAVRGEGAHLIDAIGHRFAFDYHPAGELAPRDVVSRAIFNHLQRTAADPATAHVWLDLRPIPQETILHRFPNIIQVCQQWGVDVFSEPVPVAPAAHYWMGGIVTDLHNQTSIPNLYAVGETASTGVHGANRLASNSLLECIVFGAQMAYLNAELVTSVEDNSHTDPTIDIPLAENDWFLQQQQLTMWRQELPRLVWQSAGICREANRLEDAIAQVEAWQHKFAALPLSLFLRDLSATQTAIVNSSDTEQQLRLWGETRNLLDVAYLILKSASFRTESRGGHYRLDYPQTDPNWQFHTLIKEDKWYKSD, encoded by the coding sequence TTGTCTCAAATAGATTTTCAAACTCAATTTGATGTCATAGTTGTAGGTGCTGGTGCTGCAGGGCTTTACACTACATTGTGTCTGCCAGAACATCTTCAAGTTGGCTTAATGACTAAAGATACTGTATCGCTTTCTGCTAGTGATTGGGCACAAGGCGGAATTGCAGCAGCGATCGCGCCGGATGATTCACCGTTACTACATATTGAAGACACTTTACAAGCAGGTGCGGGTTTATGCGATCGCTCCTCTGTAGAATTCATGGCAAAGATGGCACCAAGTTGCATACAATCTTTAGTCAAGCTGGGAGTTGCATTTGATCGCCGCGATCAGGATTTGGCTTTAACTTTAGAAGCCGCGCATTCTCGCCGTCGCGTACTTCATGCTGCTGATACGACAGGTAGAGAAGTGACAACAACACTCACAGCACAAGTGTTGCAGCGTCAAAATATTCAAGTGTTCCAGCAAGCGTATGCTTTAGATTTGTGGCTCGATTCCCAGCAACATTGTCAAGGAATTTGTTTGCTTTATCAAGGTTGTATTACCTGGGTAAAAGCAAAGGTTGTGGTTTTGGCAACCGGAGGTGGTGGACAAGTTTTCGCCCAAACAACGAATCCCGCAATCAGTACTGGAGATGGAGTCGCGATCGCTTGGCGGGCTGGCGCTTTACTGAGAGATTTGGAATTTGTGCAGTTTCATCCTACTGCTTTAACAAAAGCTGGTGCGCCCCGCTTTTTAATCAGCGAAGCTGTACGCGGTGAAGGTGCGCACTTAATTGATGCAATAGGACACCGTTTTGCGTTTGATTACCATCCTGCTGGAGAGTTAGCACCTAGGGACGTTGTGAGTCGTGCTATTTTTAATCACTTACAGCGTACTGCTGCTGATCCAGCAACTGCTCATGTCTGGTTAGATTTACGCCCAATCCCTCAAGAAACAATCTTGCATCGTTTCCCGAATATTATTCAAGTATGTCAGCAATGGGGAGTTGATGTATTTTCTGAACCCGTTCCTGTAGCGCCTGCAGCGCATTATTGGATGGGTGGAATTGTGACAGATTTGCATAACCAAACTTCAATTCCTAACTTATATGCTGTAGGCGAAACTGCAAGTACAGGAGTGCATGGCGCTAATCGTTTAGCAAGTAATTCACTACTTGAATGTATTGTTTTTGGCGCTCAGATGGCATATTTGAATGCGGAATTAGTGACTTCAGTTGAAGATAATAGTCATACTGATCCAACTATAGATATACCATTAGCGGAAAATGACTGGTTCTTGCAGCAACAACAATTAACAATGTGGCGTCAGGAATTACCGCGTTTAGTGTGGCAAAGTGCAGGAATATGTCGTGAAGCAAATAGATTAGAAGATGCGATCGCTCAAGTTGAAGCTTGGCAACATAAATTTGCTGCTTTACCATTAAGTCTGTTCTTACGTGATTTATCTGCAACACAGACAGCGATCGTCAATTCATCTGACACTGAACAGCAGTTGCGTTTGTGGGGAGAAACTCGGAACTTACTTGATGTAGCTTATCTTATTCTCAAAAGTGCCTCTTTTCGTACTGAAAGCCGTGGTGGACACTATCGCTTAGATTATCCTCAAACAGATCCCAACTGGCAATTTCATACCTTGATTAAAGAGGATAAATGGTACAAAAGCGATTAA
- a CDS encoding DUF3120 domain-containing protein has protein sequence MSSYTASIPTDKLGSRQAWLVFAAAVFLVSVPVFIEAPLVRSLPSLSLALTGVWIAISLFLMSRPATHFWGDLLFGFSWSWLAGSLYWGWLRWEPLLHLPVEAIALPFAIICIRRNWGLVGSFFYLGSLFGTVVTDIYFYLVDLIPYWRQLMQVEPTLAAPILQSALVQVYTPWGQLWALILASVLLTVGILPLIKKQLHFWAFSGAVLSTILVDILFWLAALAA, from the coding sequence TTGTCCTCATACACTGCTTCAATCCCTACAGATAAACTTGGTTCGCGCCAAGCATGGTTAGTCTTTGCGGCTGCTGTGTTTTTAGTATCCGTACCAGTATTTATTGAAGCACCCCTCGTGCGATCGCTACCGAGCTTAAGTCTAGCTCTGACAGGCGTATGGATCGCAATCAGCTTATTTTTAATGTCACGCCCAGCAACTCATTTTTGGGGCGATCTGTTATTCGGATTTAGCTGGAGTTGGCTAGCAGGCTCTTTGTATTGGGGCTGGCTGCGCTGGGAACCTTTGTTACATTTACCTGTAGAAGCGATCGCATTGCCATTTGCCATTATTTGTATCCGGCGCAACTGGGGGCTAGTAGGTAGCTTTTTCTACCTTGGTTCTTTATTTGGAACTGTAGTTACAGATATATACTTTTATTTAGTTGATTTAATTCCTTATTGGCGACAGTTAATGCAGGTAGAGCCAACACTAGCTGCACCCATTCTACAAAGTGCCTTAGTGCAAGTTTACACTCCTTGGGGGCAACTGTGGGCACTGATCTTAGCAAGCGTTCTCCTAACAGTTGGTATTTTGCCCTTAATTAAGAAGCAACTGCATTTTTGGGCATTCAGCGGTGCTGTTTTAAGTACGATTTTGGTAGATATTCTCTTTTGGCTGGCTGCACTTGCGGCGTAA
- a CDS encoding undecaprenyl-diphosphate phosphatase — protein MALSLSRWFKRASTGIAAFAVVTLPSKVFSQPTSEIVASTQQIQQIDVFQSIFLGMVQGITEFLPISSTAHLKVVPVVLGWGDPGVAYTAIIQLGSISAVLWYFWSDLKQITTGIVKAIATNNYNSYDFRLGLGIILGSIPIIFFGLLIKFFIPDYDNSPVRSLAAIAFTSIGLSLLLGLAEQVGKRKRDLNSLKLQDSLWVGLAQSLSLIPGVSRSGSTLTAALFTGLDRAPAARFSFLLGIPAITLAGLVELKGALEIGLGNTGLLPLVTGVISAAVFSYAAIAWLLRFLQTHNTWVFVAYRLAFGIAILTAISTGLLQNT, from the coding sequence ATGGCATTATCCCTATCTCGCTGGTTCAAACGCGCAAGCACAGGTATAGCTGCATTCGCAGTTGTCACCTTACCAAGCAAAGTGTTCAGCCAACCGACTTCAGAGATAGTTGCAAGCACTCAACAAATTCAACAGATAGATGTGTTTCAAAGTATTTTTCTCGGTATGGTACAAGGGATAACCGAGTTTTTGCCGATCAGTAGTACTGCACATCTTAAAGTAGTACCAGTTGTTTTAGGATGGGGCGACCCAGGTGTTGCTTATACAGCAATAATTCAGTTAGGTAGCATTAGTGCGGTGTTGTGGTATTTTTGGAGTGACCTGAAGCAAATTACCACAGGAATAGTCAAGGCGATCGCCACAAACAACTATAACTCTTATGACTTCCGTCTCGGACTGGGAATTATTTTAGGCTCGATTCCTATCATTTTTTTTGGACTACTGATCAAATTTTTCATCCCAGATTACGATAATTCACCTGTAAGGAGTCTAGCTGCGATCGCCTTTACCTCGATTGGACTGTCGTTGTTACTAGGACTTGCTGAGCAAGTAGGAAAGCGCAAACGCGATTTAAATAGCCTCAAGCTTCAAGATAGTCTTTGGGTAGGCTTAGCCCAATCTTTATCATTAATTCCTGGAGTTTCTCGCTCTGGTTCTACCTTAACTGCAGCACTCTTCACCGGATTAGATCGCGCACCTGCTGCACGATTTTCATTTTTATTGGGTATTCCGGCAATTACCTTAGCTGGATTAGTGGAACTTAAAGGTGCTTTGGAGATAGGATTAGGAAATACAGGGTTACTACCCTTGGTTACTGGTGTCATCTCTGCTGCTGTGTTTTCCTATGCCGCGATCGCCTGGTTGTTACGGTTTTTACAAACTCACAATACCTGGGTGTTTGTCGCGTATAGGTTAGCATTTGGAATAGCAATCCTTACTGCAATTAGCACTGGACTACTACAAAATACTTAG
- the psbU gene encoding photosystem II complex extrinsic protein PsbU encodes MKRLIRVLTILFLIVGCMGWLGVPQQAIAADWSSVTLPSVTILGVEAEPRRADDKLATDFGRKIDLNNTNVRAFQQYPGMYPNLAKKIIKNAPYENVEDVLEIEGLSDRQKELLQANLDKFTVTEPEAAFVEGDDRVNNGIYR; translated from the coding sequence GTGAAACGATTGATACGTGTATTGACAATTTTGTTTTTGATAGTAGGGTGCATGGGATGGCTTGGTGTACCTCAACAAGCTATTGCTGCTGATTGGAGTAGTGTAACTCTACCCTCAGTAACAATTTTGGGAGTTGAAGCAGAACCAAGACGAGCAGATGATAAGCTAGCTACAGACTTTGGTAGAAAAATTGATTTAAACAATACCAACGTCAGAGCATTTCAACAATATCCAGGAATGTATCCTAATCTAGCCAAGAAAATTATCAAGAATGCTCCCTATGAAAATGTTGAGGATGTTTTAGAGATTGAGGGATTGAGCGATCGCCAAAAAGAACTCTTGCAAGCGAATCTAGACAAATTTACAGTGACAGAACCAGAAGCAGCTTTTGTTGAGGGCGACGATCGCGTTAACAACGGAATCTATCGATAA
- a CDS encoding TIGR03279 family radical SAM protein has protein sequence MSYAVRPAKITKVLPESIAAEIGFEPGDAIVAINGSRPRDLIDYQFLCADEVLELEVLDAAGKSHQIEIEKDYDEDLGLEFENALFDNLIQCNNRCPFCFIDQQPPGKRQSLYFKDDDYRLSFLYGSYLTLTNLPRREWERIEQLRLSPLYVSVHATEPEVRVRLLKNPRAGQILQHIEWFQQRRLQIHAQVVVCPGINDGVHLERTLLDLAKFYQGDTPAVASVAVVPVGLTRFRPAEDELIPVTQAKAQEVIAQVRSLQDKFRTTFGSTFAWLADEWFLIAQADLPPESHYEDYPQIDNGVGSIRAFLKEFAIASLNLPASVSAPRSVTWVVGNAVEHAFQPILQQLNQIIGLRVNMVALCSNYWGQNITVTGLLTGQDLLQGLQGKDLGEKILLPSMMLKQGDTCFLDDMTIAELASKLETPVVPIRGVDELINICTK, from the coding sequence ATGAGTTACGCTGTTCGCCCTGCTAAAATAACTAAAGTGCTTCCGGAGTCCATCGCCGCAGAGATTGGCTTTGAACCTGGCGATGCAATTGTAGCAATCAATGGTAGTCGTCCCCGCGATTTAATCGATTACCAATTTCTGTGCGCGGATGAAGTATTAGAACTCGAAGTTCTCGACGCTGCTGGCAAAAGCCATCAAATTGAAATTGAAAAAGACTACGATGAAGACTTAGGCTTAGAGTTTGAGAATGCTTTATTCGATAACTTGATTCAGTGTAATAACCGCTGTCCGTTTTGTTTTATCGATCAGCAGCCACCTGGTAAAAGGCAAAGCTTGTATTTTAAGGATGACGATTACCGTCTGAGCTTTTTATATGGCTCGTACTTAACTTTAACGAATTTGCCACGCAGAGAATGGGAACGCATCGAGCAATTAAGATTATCGCCATTATACGTATCTGTGCATGCAACTGAACCTGAAGTGAGAGTTCGGCTATTAAAAAATCCGCGTGCCGGACAAATATTACAACACATCGAGTGGTTTCAACAACGACGGCTACAAATTCACGCTCAAGTTGTCGTTTGTCCAGGGATTAATGATGGAGTTCACCTGGAACGAACGCTACTCGATCTCGCCAAATTTTATCAAGGAGACACACCTGCTGTTGCCTCTGTTGCAGTTGTTCCTGTGGGTTTGACACGATTTCGCCCTGCAGAAGATGAACTGATTCCAGTGACTCAAGCAAAAGCACAAGAAGTTATTGCGCAAGTGCGATCGCTGCAAGACAAGTTTCGCACTACATTTGGTTCGACATTTGCTTGGTTAGCTGATGAGTGGTTTTTAATTGCCCAAGCAGATCTTCCACCGGAGTCACATTATGAAGATTATCCCCAAATTGACAATGGTGTTGGTTCAATTCGGGCTTTTTTAAAAGAGTTTGCGATCGCATCTTTAAATCTTCCTGCGAGCGTTTCTGCACCCCGCAGCGTTACTTGGGTTGTCGGTAATGCAGTAGAACACGCTTTTCAACCAATCTTACAGCAACTTAATCAAATCATAGGTTTACGGGTAAATATGGTTGCTTTATGTAGCAATTATTGGGGACAAAATATTACTGTAACTGGGTTACTCACCGGTCAAGATTTACTGCAAGGCTTACAGGGAAAGGATTTAGGAGAAAAAATTTTACTGCCATCGATGATGTTGAAGCAGGGAGATACGTGTTTTCTAGATGACATGACGATTGCAGAATTAGCTAGTAAACTGGAAACACCGGTGGTACCAATCCGAGGAGTAGACGAACTAATCAATATCTGTACTAAGTAA
- a CDS encoding CHASE2 domain-containing protein: MGKTRDDSKGLKKRLFREQHTHNSRRVWLTALSVASCILLSRYFGIIQSLEWAAFDQFFRLRPPEPVDERIIIVAIEEADLQFIGQWPLPDTLIAQLLQQLHRHQPRMIGLDLYRDLPVEPGHKHLQQVYKSLPNLIGIEKLEDQHSAAVLPPPILNQQRVGFNNVILDADGKVRRSLLYWTTQNKTHESFALKLALGYLASEGIFPQPAQNPNYLQLGQSVLPCFKRNDGGYAQADDGGYQIISNFRHIQNSFRTVSLSEVLTNKVPAEAFRDRIVLIGSTAPSLKDFFFVPYSTRLPTTAAQPITGVELQANIVSQILDAALVGRPVIQVWSKVTESLWIFAWTLLGASLSWRLRKPTKFILTIAMTSGLLMGIAYVAFLDGWWIPIVPPLLGIYGCAVAIASHIAYQQEGLQRSKEFLQEVINTIPDPVFVKNQQHQWIVLNDAFCQFIGYPLEELLEHSDDEFLPQNEADVSWQHDEIVFAIGSAIENEEELTDSEGITHLVATKKSLHKDAAGNLFLVGVMRDITERKRIEEELKRTAAELLRSNTELQHSQDRLRYLAYHDSLTGLPNRKLFYDHLNQSLAWAKSNNLSLALLFIDLDGFKQVNDTFGHDSGDRLLVTVAQRLTSSLRGSDIVSRLGGDEFTVILPGIAKAHDAAAVAEKILTTLSEKFDLNGQTIIITVSIGISFYPFNGDTQETLVKQADLAMYQAKQMGKNCYKFA; this comes from the coding sequence ATGGGCAAAACTAGAGATGACAGCAAGGGGCTGAAAAAAAGGCTATTTAGAGAACAACACACACACAATAGTCGGCGGGTGTGGCTTACAGCATTGAGTGTTGCTAGTTGCATCTTATTATCACGTTACTTTGGAATTATCCAATCTTTAGAGTGGGCGGCTTTCGATCAATTTTTTCGTTTACGCCCGCCAGAACCTGTAGACGAACGAATTATAATCGTTGCTATTGAAGAAGCAGATCTTCAGTTTATCGGGCAGTGGCCGTTACCAGACACATTAATTGCACAGCTATTGCAGCAATTGCACCGCCACCAACCTCGCATGATTGGTTTAGATTTGTATCGAGATTTGCCAGTAGAACCTGGACACAAACACCTGCAACAAGTATACAAATCACTTCCCAACCTGATCGGTATTGAAAAACTAGAAGATCAGCACAGCGCCGCAGTATTACCCCCACCAATTCTAAATCAGCAACGTGTCGGTTTTAATAACGTTATCCTTGATGCTGATGGAAAAGTGCGCCGTAGTTTACTTTATTGGACAACACAAAATAAAACTCATGAAAGTTTTGCTCTCAAGCTTGCTTTGGGTTACTTAGCATCTGAAGGAATTTTTCCCCAACCAGCACAAAATCCCAATTATTTACAACTTGGTCAAAGTGTACTCCCCTGCTTTAAGCGCAATGATGGTGGTTACGCACAAGCTGATGATGGCGGCTATCAAATCATCTCTAATTTTCGTCATATCCAAAACAGTTTTCGCACAGTATCGCTAAGTGAAGTGCTAACGAACAAAGTGCCAGCTGAGGCGTTTCGCGATCGCATTGTTCTGATTGGTTCTACAGCACCTAGTCTAAAAGACTTTTTTTTCGTTCCTTACAGTACTAGGTTACCAACAACAGCAGCGCAACCAATTACAGGCGTAGAGTTGCAAGCTAACATTGTCAGTCAAATTCTTGATGCAGCACTGGTTGGACGTCCAGTCATTCAAGTTTGGTCAAAGGTAACAGAAAGCTTATGGATTTTTGCTTGGACTTTACTCGGCGCATCACTCAGTTGGCGCTTGCGCAAACCAACTAAATTTATCTTGACTATTGCAATGACAAGCGGGCTACTTATGGGCATAGCCTACGTAGCTTTTCTTGATGGTTGGTGGATACCTATTGTTCCGCCACTACTGGGTATTTATGGTTGTGCAGTAGCGATCGCAAGTCATATTGCTTATCAACAAGAGGGGTTACAACGTTCTAAAGAATTTTTACAAGAAGTCATTAATACAATTCCCGATCCTGTCTTCGTCAAAAATCAACAACATCAATGGATTGTGTTAAACGATGCGTTTTGTCAATTTATTGGTTATCCACTTGAAGAATTGCTGGAACACTCAGACGATGAATTTCTGCCTCAAAATGAAGCTGACGTTTCTTGGCAACATGATGAAATTGTCTTTGCTATTGGAAGTGCTATAGAAAACGAAGAAGAACTTACTGATTCTGAAGGTATCACTCATCTTGTTGCTACGAAAAAATCACTGCACAAAGACGCGGCTGGTAATTTATTTTTAGTTGGGGTGATGCGCGATATTACAGAACGTAAGCGCATCGAAGAAGAACTCAAGCGTACTGCTGCAGAACTTTTACGCTCAAATACTGAATTACAACATTCGCAAGATCGTTTGCGTTATCTTGCCTATCACGACTCACTAACAGGTTTGCCTAATCGTAAGCTATTTTACGACCATCTTAATCAGTCTTTAGCATGGGCAAAAAGTAATAATTTATCGCTAGCTTTGCTATTTATTGACTTAGATGGGTTCAAGCAAGTCAACGATACTTTTGGGCACGACAGCGGCGATCGCTTACTTGTGACAGTAGCACAACGATTAACTTCATCTCTGCGTGGTAGCGACATTGTTTCTCGACTCGGTGGCGACGAATTTACTGTCATTCTTCCTGGGATTGCTAAGGCACACGACGCTGCTGCTGTTGCTGAAAAAATCTTGACGACTCTCTCTGAGAAATTCGATCTGAACGGGCAGACAATTATTATTACTGTCAGTATTGGAATTAGCTTTTATCCCTTCAATGGTGATACACAAGAAACCTTAGTGAAACAAGCTGATCTAGCAATGTATCAAGCCAAGCAGATGGGTAAAAACTGCTACAAATTTGCTTAG